The following coding sequences are from one Arthrobacter sp. 24S4-2 window:
- the hypB gene encoding hydrogenase nickel incorporation protein HypB, which translates to MHAHEHEHPHSHEHAHSHDEGDGHPHSHDHEHDHDHPHAHRPETIPLEQNLLAKNDLLAARNRGWLEGRGIRAFNVMSSPGAGKTTLLVRTLADLGDSLRAGVIEGDQETSLDADRIRAVGRPVIQINTGAGCHLDADMLRRGLDALDPETGSTVFIENVGNLVCPALFDLGEAAKVVIVSVTEGDDKPHKYPHMFMAADLVIVNKSDLLPYVEFDVDGFRRRTRQLNPRTEFLVLSATTGDGLAGWYDWLGGTSSRSSTLTESLTNTLSP; encoded by the coding sequence GTGCATGCGCACGAGCACGAACACCCACATTCACACGAGCACGCCCATTCCCATGACGAAGGCGACGGCCACCCGCACAGCCATGACCACGAGCATGACCATGACCATCCGCACGCCCACCGTCCCGAGACCATTCCGCTGGAGCAGAACCTGCTGGCCAAGAATGACCTGCTTGCGGCGCGGAACCGCGGCTGGCTGGAGGGCCGGGGCATCCGGGCGTTCAACGTGATGAGTTCGCCCGGGGCAGGCAAGACCACCCTGCTGGTCCGCACCCTCGCGGACCTCGGGGACAGCCTGCGGGCCGGCGTCATCGAAGGCGACCAGGAGACGTCCCTCGACGCGGACCGCATCCGGGCAGTAGGGCGGCCCGTCATCCAGATCAACACCGGAGCCGGCTGCCACCTCGACGCCGACATGCTCCGGCGCGGCCTGGACGCCCTGGATCCGGAGACCGGGTCCACGGTATTCATCGAAAATGTGGGCAACCTCGTCTGTCCCGCACTGTTTGACCTCGGCGAGGCAGCAAAAGTGGTAATCGTTTCCGTGACGGAAGGTGATGACAAACCGCACAAATACCCGCACATGTTCATGGCAGCTGATCTGGTGATCGTCAACAAATCTGACCTGCTCCCCTACGTTGAGTTCGACGTCGACGGTTTCCGGCGCCGGACCCGGCAGCTCAACCCGCGTACCGAATTCCTGGTCCTCTCGGCCACCACCGGCGATGGCCTCGCCGGCTGGTATGACTGGCTCGGCGGCACCAGTTCCCGGTCATCCACCTTGACTGAATCCCTGACAAACACACTGAGCCCGTAA
- a CDS encoding DedA family protein has translation MDLANADTWGATIYFWIIPIVLGDAIFPPVPSEMLVITGGALSAEGRANVLLVGLLAAFASWIGDVVVFQLFKRRLSHVLDRWRWGRKFHSGIHAAIAKAGRSTTYGAIIGVRFIPGGRLATSAAAGIADVTTRAFSFCAALGGILWATWLVGLGYFTGSATKLPFWASSLIGVAVGLVIGALVGMIVTRRRGSRSPVDEPADEARPDAAP, from the coding sequence ATGGACCTTGCCAACGCTGACACCTGGGGCGCCACGATCTATTTCTGGATCATCCCCATCGTCCTTGGCGACGCGATCTTCCCGCCCGTCCCCTCCGAAATGCTGGTGATCACCGGCGGAGCACTCTCCGCCGAAGGCCGCGCCAATGTCCTGCTCGTGGGCCTGCTGGCCGCCTTCGCCTCGTGGATCGGGGATGTGGTGGTGTTCCAGCTGTTCAAACGCCGCCTCAGCCACGTCCTGGACCGGTGGCGGTGGGGCCGCAAATTCCACAGCGGAATCCACGCGGCCATCGCCAAGGCGGGCCGGTCCACCACGTACGGCGCCATCATCGGCGTCCGGTTCATTCCGGGAGGACGGCTCGCGACGTCAGCCGCCGCCGGAATCGCCGACGTCACCACCCGCGCTTTCAGTTTCTGCGCCGCGCTGGGCGGCATCCTCTGGGCCACATGGCTGGTGGGACTCGGCTATTTCACCGGCTCGGCAACCAAGCTGCCGTTCTGGGCCAGCTCGCTGATCGGCGTCGCCGTCGGCCTGGTGATCGGCGCCCTCGTGGGGATGATCGTCACCCGCCGCCGGGGCAGCCGCTCTCCCGTGGACGAACCTGCCGACGAGGCCCGCCCGGACGCGGCGCCTTAG
- a CDS encoding RluA family pseudouridine synthase yields MQSPLPVRDGVNATRLRLPDEGPWDTAMDYMMHRWGHIDPQGIEDRFDAGEIVGEGGVPLDRRTRLEDHTFIWYYRTLPPETRLPVELNILHQDDHILVVDKPHFLPTTPGGTYIQESALVRLRNQLNLPDLIPMHRLDRMTAGILLLSTNPETRGNYQVLFEKRQVQKEYECVSAAEPAAGYPAVDFPAVVRNRMTKSRSYLLAEVIDGEPNAETRIALLKTFDAGNTAGAPGTSSAPGSARAPRRALYLLEPHSGKTHQLRVHMASLGLGIVNDAFYPDLLDKAPDDYTKPLQLLARGIRFVDPITKKPAEYRSTLQLSEAPA; encoded by the coding sequence ATGCAATCCCCCCTTCCCGTGCGCGACGGCGTGAACGCGACCCGCCTGCGCCTCCCGGACGAGGGGCCGTGGGACACCGCCATGGACTACATGATGCACCGGTGGGGCCACATCGACCCGCAGGGCATCGAGGACCGTTTCGACGCCGGCGAGATCGTGGGCGAGGGCGGCGTTCCCCTGGACCGGCGCACCAGGCTCGAGGACCACACGTTCATCTGGTACTACCGCACCCTCCCGCCGGAGACTCGGCTGCCCGTCGAGCTCAACATCCTGCACCAGGACGATCACATCCTCGTGGTGGACAAACCCCACTTCCTTCCCACTACCCCGGGCGGCACCTACATCCAGGAATCAGCCCTGGTGCGGCTCCGGAACCAGCTGAACCTCCCGGACCTGATCCCCATGCACCGGCTGGACCGTATGACGGCCGGAATCCTCCTGCTCTCCACGAACCCGGAAACCCGCGGCAACTACCAGGTGCTGTTCGAGAAACGCCAGGTCCAGAAGGAATACGAGTGCGTCTCCGCCGCGGAGCCGGCCGCCGGGTACCCCGCGGTCGACTTCCCCGCGGTGGTGCGCAACCGCATGACCAAGTCCCGCAGCTACCTCCTCGCGGAGGTCATCGACGGCGAACCGAACGCGGAAACCCGCATCGCACTGCTGAAAACGTTCGACGCCGGCAACACCGCAGGTGCCCCCGGCACCTCCAGCGCCCCTGGTTCCGCACGCGCCCCGCGGCGCGCGCTCTACCTGCTGGAGCCCCACTCGGGGAAGACCCACCAGCTCAGGGTGCACATGGCCTCGCTGGGGCTTGGGATCGTGAACGATGCCTTCTATCCCGATCTGCTGGACAAGGCCCCGGACGACTACACCAAACCGCTCCAGCTCCTGGCCCGCGGCATCCGCTTCGTGGACCCCATCACCAAGAAGCCGGCGGAGTACCGCAGCACCCTTCAGCTCAGCGAGGCCCCGGCCTAA
- a CDS encoding hydrogenase maturation nickel metallochaperone HypA, whose product MHELSITQSLIDAVLDRTGERTVTAVNLRVGPLSGVLPEAMRFCFDVASAGTPLAGARLMIDEPRSLARCRSCYDEFEVADLILLCPCGSADVEVLSGRELMLVSVEVA is encoded by the coding sequence ATGCACGAACTCTCTATCACGCAGAGCCTGATCGACGCCGTTCTCGACCGTACGGGCGAACGGACGGTCACGGCGGTCAACCTCCGGGTGGGGCCTTTGTCCGGTGTCCTGCCGGAGGCCATGCGCTTCTGTTTCGACGTAGCTTCCGCGGGCACTCCCCTGGCTGGCGCACGGCTCATGATCGACGAACCCCGGAGCCTGGCCCGCTGCCGGAGCTGTTATGACGAATTCGAAGTCGCGGACCTGATCCTGCTTTGTCCCTGCGGAAGCGCGGACGTCGAAGTCCTCAGCGGCCGTGAACTCATGCTGGTGTCGGTGGAGGTGGCTTAG